The genomic segment CTCGGGTTCCCATCTCTGATTGAAAGGTGTCCTCAAGGCTCTTCCCAGCGGGACCAAGAGGACAGCTCAACCACAGCCAAGGTCTGGACGCTGCCGTTCAGGCCCCAGAGAAGTGGCTTGATGGGAGGCCCTGGCCCCTGACCCCTAGATGCAAGCCCTGAGGAGTCCCCAGACCAGTCCAGCTCAGAAGAAAGGTGAGGCTCTGTGATAAAAAATGTGCCCTGCCTTCAGTCCAGCTCACCTGGCCTTTATGATTCTTTGACCCCTCCCAGCACAGAACTCCCCACATCTCCCACCTCCAGAACAGCTTTGTTTATCTCCCAAGCAACAAAGTCCAGGCTCTGCTCAATTCCTGAGGCCTCCAGAAGCACCAGCAGCTGGTAATGCAACCCCAGGTCCACCTCAATGATCTTAGGACTCTAACCACCCCCTCCCGCCATCAGGCAGACTCGGTGCCCAGCAGATGGCTGGGAAGGTGACACCATATCAAACCGGCCCTCCGCATCACACGGTCTGCACCAACACTGGTAAAAACCCAGAAGAGCCTGAAGAGCCCTGTCCTACCCATCACCTTACAAAACGAGATGGTCCCCAAAGGGGCAGGTGAGCCAGTGGACCAACTGGGCACTGCTCTATGCTCTCCCTTCATGGTGGGAGCTGCTACCTACCTTTCTGTCTGTTCTCTTGGACGACCCTGTCTGCAGCCttggagggaagtggggagatcCCTGATGAGACCAGAGATGGGGAGGTACCTTCCCTGGGGTGGGGTCTCCCACCCAAACAAAGGGAACTGTAATCAGAGAGAGGCTTCTGAATACACCATGACAGAAAACACAGCGTTCCCCAGGTGTCGTCCAGAGCTGGAGGGAGTTGATTCACTCGGGAACGGCAGGGAGCTCTCAGCAATACTACACCCTCTCACCTCTCCTCAAGGAAAGAGCAAAGGACTGATCAAGGTAGTGTTTAACTGCCACACTGCAAGGCGTGACTTCGGTTTGGCCTTTTGGCTCAGCTCTTCGGGGACAGTCTTTACAAACCCATGCGTCTGGGCTTAGAGAAGAAGCCACACGCACCATCTGTTGGGCTGCGACCCAACGTCTGAGGGAACGGGGATTCAAGGGTTTTCCTTTCACTTCTATGGAAGCCGCCTGGGGAGGACAAGGTCTCCCTTGGCTGATTCGGGTGGAGAAGAGAGCCGGCTGCACACTGATACCCACCCCTCCTGTCTCTCCACCCCATCCTCAGCGGGCCCTGCTCTCTGAGTCATCAGCCAgaaacctgctttttttttttttttcctgtaagaaaAGTAAATTCATCTTGCTCATAGTCCCTTCTGGAAGAGGTGAGAGAGCAAAGAATTCACCAACTCGGCAGGAAACAGAATGAGCTGCTCCTTCTTTCCGTAGGTACAGACTAATCCCCTAGAGGcgggatgtgggggggggggggcagttaaTCAATTCTTTGGTCTCTGGTTCACTGCAGAATACCCTTGGTCGGTTTTGGCTCTTTcctattttagaggaaaaaaaaaatattttcgtttcttttcttttaaaaaataaaacgttCCCGCAAGGGAAGGGAAAGTGTTTTAAGAATTAAACCTTAGCCAATAGAGCCCAAACTCCCACTGTCCACTCTCTAGCTTTGCAGTTTCTGCTGAGGGCTTGGGTCACGCCTGCCTCTGTCCTCAGGCCTCTGGGCAGGCGCTGGACGCTCAGTCCAGGAAGCGCTGGCACGCCTTCTTCCAGCGGCAGGCTGTGCACCACTGGTCCCGGTGCTCGATGCCGTATACCTTGCGGCATTTCTTGGCCTCCCCACGGGCTTTCCTGCAAGACAGGGCAAGGAGGGGACAGTCACGCACTGGTGGGCAGATCTGGAGAGGGGCCGGGTCCGAGGCTGAGCCCACGAGCAGTGGCCAGAAGGAGTGGGAGCCACCAGGACTGACCCCCTCCCCTGGTTCCCTGGACCTGACCCAGGGGGTGAGAGGTGGGCAGGGACAGGAGCGCGAAGGGAGGCTGCGGTCTCACCTGGCGCTGCTCTGGGCCCGGGGTGGAGAAGTGACAATCAGATGAGATTTCATGGCAGGGGGTGGCTGCTGGGGCTCGCTGAAGCTTAGCGACCGGCTCCGGACCTGGGCACAGGGACAGGAGCCATGAGCAAGAGGGCAGTTGTGAATGGTGAGGGGACCGCCGAGCCCCACCTTGTGCCAGGAGGTCTTTTCCGGAAGGAGACTCTGGGCACgggtgagcagggccaggcaagGCGTGAGGTGGAGAATGAGAAGTGGGCCTTGAAAGCCACACTCCCAACAGAGTAGGGGCCATGGACAGAGGAGCCACTTGGCCTGAGCCCTGTGGATTTGATGCCACCTTATGTGGGACAACAGGAGGGATGGCACTGCCTCAATGGCATATTTGGGCCCTTGGGTTTTACAACATGTGCTAACCTCCTGCAGGAGAGAGGGAGCTATACTctatattttgcaataacctaaaggggaaaaaaatctgaaaaagaacacatacacacacatacacacatattatatatataactgaatcactgctataCATTTGAAACTACCATGAAGCTGTAAGTCAACTACagtccaattttttaaaaaagactaggagtttccactatgactcagtggaaatgaatcccacgaggaaccatgaatgaggttgcgagttcgatccctggccttgctcagtgggttaaggatctggtgttactgagagctctggtgtaggttgcagatgcagcttgaatctggcatggctgtggctgtggtgtaggccagcagctgtagctctaatttgacccctagcctgggaacctccatatgccacaagtgcggccctaaaaagcaaacataaataaataattcaaaaaataaaaaataaaaaaaaattttaaaaagaccagaacccactgtgcctggttcACAATGACTTTAGTTTACTTCAGGCCTGAGGCAGGCAACTGATGACTCTAGTCCGCAGTGGCCTGGACATTTCTGATCCACCCATACACACCCCCTTCCTCACCTGCCCTCTTCCTCTCCAGCTTTCCCacatcctctccctcctcctctggctgAGTACCCAGACACTCGGGGCTAGACAGGGCACTGACCCCGCCTGGCATCGAGATCTTCTTGGCCATGAACTTGCTTGATCTGGGTGCCCCTCCCACCTCCTAAAGGGGTGCTGTGACCAGCTGGGGGgtgagctggggagagagggcatACAGATCCTCAAGAAGTTGAGGGCGCAGGAGGCAAGTGGGAGGGGAAGGCCTCCAGCACTAGGGTGTGTATGGAAGGCCCTCAGGGAAAGGGGTTGGGGGGTTTCAGGGCACCCAGAGGTGCTGACGGGCTCAGAGCCGGCAGGCTTACCGGAGACAGGGAGGAGGCCGTGGAGGGGGCAGTGGCCCAGCTAATACTGGTGTAGATGTGTGGCGAGACGGGGATCTGAAAGGATGGCAGGGCCTGCAGGAGACAGAAGAGCGTCAGCCTGGGCCCCAGCCTTGTCCCTGTGACCTCACGGTGTATAGCAGCAGGTGCATCTATGACAGGGAACTACGGGGGAGGGGGACACCCCGAAACACTCTTTCCAAGAGAAACGCCAGAGTAACAACTCTGGAGTCTCCTTAGTGGCCTCAATCTTTTTTTGGAACCGTGCTCTCAGAGCTGGTTTACGATGCCAGCCTCATGGTTTAATCATTTCCCAGGATTAACTTCTTGGCTGGATCACCCACCAAGAACAAGCTATAGGCAGTTCCCCAGAGAAGTCCGAAAGCTTTCTGAGTGGGGCTGGTGTTGCCACGTTAAGTGTATGGCGTCCACAGGCAACTGCCTAGAAGCAGCAACTCTCAGCCACACACGCAGGCTCAGGTTTCTTGTGAAGACACCCGCCGCCcttcccaggctcccagcccaCAGGGCCAGCCAATGCCTGAATGGCCACCTAAAGTAGGCCAAACATAAAATAGGTAAGCGACCACTCATTCTAACGAGGAGAAGAGCTGGCTGCTTCTGTAAAGGCTTTCTGACGGAAAGCTCTGTGTTTTAATTAGTAACTTGCAAATCAGCCAAGAGTCAGATAAAACCAAGCCACAGGCTTAAAAGGATGTTAAGAAAAGCTGGTACATCACAAGCAGTGTCTTCTGTACTTGCAGAGAAGGCCATCCCAAATGACACCCACTCCATGACAACTTTCCCCACCCCATGGGCCTAACAGCTTGGTCTTTCCTGGACCCACAACAACTTCTTGTGCCTCCAAGAAGATACCCTGACGCCTTATTATAATGAATCATAGTTACACATTCAAATTCTCTCTTCAGCTAAACCACACACTTCACAAGGTCAGGAACTTATGTCTTATTTTATCTGCAAAGCCTGGCTCAATATTTGACATATAGTAGGAATTAGAAAGAGCAAGTGCCGGGTTACTTGTTAACACAGCACAATTCTAGAACTAGGGATTTGCTCTGGGAAGCTCACCTTCACTACCCTGCCCCCTTTTATAACCAGTGATGTAATATTTCCCCAGTCCAAACCCATCAACCTGGTTACCTGGGGATTCAGCCAGATTTTTCCTAACAGCTCATGATAGCCACCGAGGGAGAACTCTGGAATCCCCATATTTATTGGGTGTGAagtcattttattctttgtagatGGTAGAGATCAGTAATTGAGCCAAAAGACTCAGCCTTCAATCAGAGGCCACTGGTCAGTGGCCTATGATCAGGCTGGCCAGTGACAGACCCTGAATGTCCTCATGGCCTCGCGCTGAGCTCCCAGCCTGTCACTGCCCTGTACCTGGTATGCATGGTCGGCCTGAATGTGCCAGAAGGAGCCAGGAGCTGACTTGCTGAGAGCACCAGAGGGCAGGTAGGACTCCAGGCCAGGGTGATCTGGGCCTGAGGGCTGGGCTTTGGGAGGAGGCGGTGGGAGAATGGCGAGGGGTGGGCTGGTCACGCCGGGGGTGGGAGACAGGTCAGCTGCGGGGGCGCCCAAGGCAGCAGCTTCCTCCTTCATCTGCACCTCCGTGTAGTAGAAATCCTCCTCCCGCTTGAACTGGTCGGAGTCCACGGTATCCCTGTGTGGGAAGGAGATGCAGTGAGGGCCAGGAACAAGCTGCCCTGGTCCAAACACAGGGGACATGGAGGCAGTCACCCGGCAAGTTAGACAAGGCGCCCAGGAGGACCCCCAGAAGCCCTGGTCCTGATGCTGGGTCACAGGGCATGACAAGCTTGTACATCAGCAGAACTGTGCATCCTGGCGCCTAAGGCCTCTCCTCTCACAAAACATGTGCGAACCTCTCCTGCACAATGTGACTCTGAGCTCAGCCCTGGGTCCTCTATGGTCCCCACTTACTCAGAGGAAAGGGCTGTCTGTTTCCCAGGCTCCAGGGGGTCAGTGCAAAGGGAGCCCCGGGTGCTTGAGGAGAAGCAGATGCGGAACTCACAACAGGCTCTCACCAGTCACCCTCTAACTACCTGAACGAAGCATCTTCTTCCTATCTCGAGGTGAGAAGTCACTCCTGCAAGGTGGGTGGAGCTCCCTGCCCAGCAACAGCTTCCGCACCCACTGCCACAGGAGGGGCCACCCTCCCCAGCAAAAACCTCTCTCCCAGGGGCTGTTCTGTGGGGCCCAGGGTCAGTGTGGGTGGCAGCCTCCACCAGCCTAGCCTGTTTCTCAGAAGCCTTCTGAGCTGTAGGTCTTGGGGAGCAGCAGGTGGAAGATGCCTGAACGGCATCCTCAGGAGAGGGGCCCTGGGCTCGTACCTACCCCAGGTGAAGGGCTTTGACGTGTCGCTTGATGCCCACGATGGAGCGCAGGACTTTGCCGCAGTTGGGCCACAGGCACTTGTACATCACCTTCACCGAgttctgggggagagggaggctgggtgAGGGGTGGTGTCTTCTCCCTCAGCCCCCTCTCAAACAGAACCCAGCAAAAGGCTCGCGAAAAGGGGTCCTCGGGGGCCAAAGACAAGCAGGGACAGAAAGCCTGGCGCCAAGAGCTGGTCCTAGGGACCAGCAGAGAGCCCagagactggggggtggggggtgggggggtaagaCTGGTCAGAGGCCTCTTTAGAGGGAAGCGGGAACGAAGGCAGAGTGGGGGTGAGGTGAGAAGGCCAAGGAGGTGACATTAGAGAGGAGTGGGCTCTGAGGAATACCAGGAGGAAACACAAGCAGCAAAGGCAAGCTGAAATAGGATGGAGCCCACAAAGGCCCAGGACCCGTGGGGCCCAGCCCCTCCATGGCCAAGCTCACACCACGCACCTTTCTCTTGCGGGGAGCTGGTTCATCCAACAGGAAAGCATCTGGGTCAGTCTCAAAACCATGATCAGTTTGCGGAGAACCAAAGGCATCCCCCAAATACTtggggctggcctgggggtggggaggggagggggtggagacACCGCTGCTCCCGCTCCAGTGCCCGCTGGTGGTGCTACTGCCGCTGTCTGACACGTCGCCACTCTCCTTCCACGGGTCACAGGCGGCGCGGGAAGCTGggcagagagaagacagaggacGCTCAGGGGACTGTCCCCGGGTCTACACCAGATGCCACATGGACAGCCCAGGTCGGAGGCCAGGAAACTAGAGTTTGGAGTCTGGGTCTCTGAGTCTAATTCCTGGCTCTGCTTGCCTGGCTTGGCCGCTCCAAGAGGGGACGCGAAAACCAACCACCAACAAACCCTCCCCTTTCGAGCTTCAGTAAAAATGAGGAGTGGGTCTAGTCATTGCAGCACCATCTGCGGGTGGTCCTGCTCTGCTCCAGGGCACACTTCCTTTCATGGCCATGTTCTGTTTGTCTGTGTTTGgggttttggccacgcccacagcatgagaagttccctggccagggatcaaactggagccacagcagcaaccagagccacagcagtgacaaagccagatcctcaacctgctgagccgccagggaccTCATCATAGCCACATTGATAATGCAACTTCACTTTGTGTGCAGGTGTCCCCCGCTTCCGGAAAGTTGGCCTACACCATTTCCCTTTTATGAAAGACCTACATATCGGCCCTCCAAATCCATAGTTTCCACATCCAAGGATTCAACCAACTATGGATTGAAAATAcacagggagggagttcccgctgtggctcagcagaaacaaatctgactaggaaccatgaggttgtgggtttgatccctggccttgctcagtgggttaaggatcaggcattgctatgagctgtggtgtaggttgcagactcagctcagatctgacgttgctgtggctgtggtgtaggccttcagatgcagctctgattcaacccctagcctgggaatctccacatgctgcaggtacagccctaaaaagcaaaagcaaaagcaaaaaaaaaaaaaaaaagatctggcactgctgtgagctgtggtataggtcacagacgcagctcagatcctgagttgctgtggctacggcgtTAGCCAGagggtgcagctccaattcgacccctagcctgagaacctccacatgctgcaggtgtggccctaaaaagaccgaaaaaaacaaaaaaattcagggaaaaaaaagttccaaaaagcaaaacttgaattggCCACACACCAGCAgctatttacattgtatttacaactattttcatTGTAggtagcatttacattgtattaggtatttatAAGAaatccagagatgatttaaagtatacaggaggatggaCAAAGGTTATATGCAAACATGATGCCACTTTGTACAAGGGACTTGAGCGTCCACGGATTTTGGGATCTGCatgggtcctggaaccaatctcccATGAATCCCAAGTGACAGGTGTACATTAGTACACTTTCACTAACTGAAAGAAATCTGAGGAGGGTTTTCACTTTATGAAATAAGGTGAAAAATGGCATTCAGCACGGGTTTCGCAGCAGCAGCTGTTATAGAGATAGCGCACCCCGAGAGGTGAGGGTGCCCCTGCCAAGCTCCTTCCAGGGAACCACACTCAGCATCTGAGCATCCAGCTGCCATAgctctgagcagagtctgtgagcatctgtgctttatttccatgtattttgtGCATCCGTTAGCAAGGTGTGTCCTGAGATAACTGACTCTGCTTTACatcatttcagtttttgaaaaCTTTCATAGAAATTCTCTACTTTCAGACAGTGGGGGAAAACTGCATGATTAAGGGAAAGATCAcctaattaaaatgtaattctcACGTTAAAAGTAAGGGGAAGAGTggggagatggagaggaaaaACCTCTCCTGCCTTCTGCGCACAGACAAGCAGCCTGGGTACCACTTGGGAAGTTTTTCCTGCAGTGGAGTAGAATGGAGAGGCCATGCTAAGGGCTTGTTAGCaaggctttctttaaaaatgccttttgatAATTTAAACCCAGGCAAGTACATCAAAACCTGCATGTGAAAAGAAACCATTCAGCCGGCTCTCACAGCTGTCGAAAGGTGTAGTCTTTACCAGAGCTAGCTGCAGCCCAGGTGGCCCCTGCTTTTTATACACAGGGAACATGTCTGCAGAAGGAAAGACAAGCTCTGAGAGCAGATCAGACTCATCATGAGATGACATGGCCCGTCATCACCTGACATGGCCTGGACTGGCTGCCCTGCTCGCAGCATCGTGTCTGAACCAGAAGATCACAGTGAGACATgaagctccctttttttttttctcttttagggcgcacctgtggcatatggaagatcccaggctaggggtcgaattagagctgcagctgccggcctatgccacagccacagcaatgccagattggatcagagctgcatctgagacctatactgcagctcacggcaacactggatacttaacccactgagtggggccagggatcgaacccacatcctcacagagacaacaccaggtccttaacccaataagccacaatgggaactccaaattctcagTTTTTAAATTGCCTTTCTTCAGGCTCCTTTAGACCCAACCCAGACTCTTTCATGCCTAGGCCATAAATTTGTATGCATGTTTAATATAGGAGGATCTAATTTTTCGATACAAGGAAATAGtatgaaaagggggaaaaaactgtGACACACGCAGGTACAGTGGCTTTGTCCCCAAAAGCCCCACCTCCCAACATGGGCAGCATCCCATGGAGCCTCCTCACCCTGGATTCTGAGCTCGTCTACCACATGCCCTGTGGCCACAATAAACTCCCTGCTTTTCTCTCAATCTGGTCCATGTTCAAATCAGTTCTAGGCTAATCTGGATACCCAGCATTCCAATGTAGGCTCTCTTTAATTAAGTCTCACAATCTAGGAGAAACCCACCCAAGCAGAATGGGACAGATGCACCTGACCTCCTTCAGGATTGCTGTCAAGTCTCAAAGCTGTGACTTCCTGGAAACCAAGGGTTTATGACATTTACACCTGGGGCTTTAAACAGGTTAGACATTCAGGAAAGAACTCAGGAGTCACCAATAGGCCAACAGGTCAAGAGTCCACACACATCCATTCGGGAAACCTACCAGGGAGAGAAGGGCAAGAAAGCAGAATGCTACATGTAGCATGGTGGGAACCGGAGAAGGGCAGGTCAAAGGGCACGCCCAAAACAGTAGCTTTCCACGGAGGAAGCATTCAAATGGCTCAACATGAAAACTGGCAAATTGGcacttggagaaagaaaaataaaaagcaaagggaaaagtgAATCCGATAAATAAACCTGTATCTGAGAAGAGgatcaaaaattattttaccttGGATCATAagactttctaggagttcctgctgtagcacagcataaatgaatctgactagtatccatgaggatgcaggttcgatccctggcctcgttcagtgtgtcagggatccggtgttgctgtgagctgtggtgtgggtcacagacacggctcaaatcccgaattgctgtggtgtaagccagcagctgtatgctgtgatttgacccctagcctgggaatctccacatgccacaggtgcagccctaaaaagaaaaaaagtaaaaagactttCTAGCGCAGGGTCAAGCGAGATTCCATACCATGAAAGCAAAGAGCTACCTGCAAATGCAGAATGAACTTCTAAGAAATACTTGTAATTCCCtcctctctacacacacacacacacacacacacacacacggagccATTCTAACAATGCAGGGACCGGAGGGAACAGACGGATTCTGTGCGAGTCGCATCCATGATTGCAGCAAGGTTCTGGTTGTTGCAGAGGCCTCACTTCGTGCAGAATATGTCCACATGATTAGCTGCCGAGGAGGCCTTATTTTTCCATTGACTTCAACATAAGACCAAAAATAGACTGTAATGGGAAAAATATCTTTAAGAGACAATGagaaattgttttccaaagggaGTTAAGAGATCATGGCATATTGTCAGTTATTGTCAGTTAGCTGTGTACATGTTgttggtgttggggggggggtgaacaCGTATGGATTCTGTGCTTTGCTTGTGTAGCCTCTCGGCACTCACAGAACAGTTATGTGATGCTGTGCCTACCTCTGGCAGCCTAGTCATTGATGACAGGCCTTGGGTGAGATAGGTCTGCCTTATCACTGCCTGAAATTCATTTTCCATCTAGGAGATTACTGATAAGGGATGCTTGCAAAGGCTGCTTTCCTCCTGGTATGCAGGTTACAGAACCTTTCTGTAATCATGGAGAGCTGACTCTATTTTCCTATAAGCTTAAGAATTAAGAAGCTCACAATTCAGTTAGTCACCAATGAAAAAGTTATTCCCTGGGAGTAAGTTAGGCCAGCcctataatgaattttttaaaaaacttcatgTTCGCCACCAGTCTTGTCCCATGACTAGTATCCAGCAATTCCCCTCCTCctatggtattcttttttttttttttaatatagttgtaCAACAGATCATCAcaaaccaaattttacagcatttccatccccaattttttttttttgtctttttagggccacaccctcggcatatggaagttcccaggctaggggctgattcagaac from the Phacochoerus africanus isolate WHEZ1 chromosome 15, ROS_Pafr_v1, whole genome shotgun sequence genome contains:
- the ZNF395 gene encoding zinc finger protein 395 isoform X2, with product MERKGSSMASVLSRRLGKRSLLGARVLGPPGAVPPLEPQAELLEGAAPQPFLASKDTSCQEQPKEVLKAPDTTGPQPVAFQPGQKVCVWYGGQECPGMVEQHSWAEDKVTVWLLDQKLQICCKAEEVWLAELQGPIPQAPPPEPGTQAPAYRPVSRNIDVPKRKSDAVEMDEMMAAMVLTSLSCSPVVQSPPGVEANFSASRAACDPWKESGDVSDSGSSTTSGHWSGSSGVSTPSPPHPQASPKYLGDAFGSPQTDHGFETDPDAFLLDEPAPRKRKNSVKVMYKCLWPNCGKVLRSIVGIKRHVKALHLGDTVDSDQFKREEDFYYTEVQMKEEAAALGAPAADLSPTPGVTSPPLAILPPPPPKAQPSGPDHPGLESYLPSGALSKSAPGSFWHIQADHAYQVRSRSLSFSEPQQPPPAMKSHLIVTSPPRAQSSARKARGEAKKCRKVYGIEHRDQWCTACRWKKACQRFLD
- the ZNF395 gene encoding zinc finger protein 395 isoform X3, with the translated sequence MASVLSRRLGKRSLLGARVLGPPGAVPPLEPQAELLEGAAPQPFLASKDTSCQEQPKEVLKAPDTTGPQPVAFQPGQKVCVWYGGQECPGMVEQHSWAEDKVTVWLLDQKLQICCKAEEVWLAELQGPIPQAPPPEPGTQAPAYRPVSRNIDVPKRKSDAVEMDEMMAAMVLTSLSCSPVVQSPPGVEANFSASRAACDPWKESGDVSDSGSSTTSGHWSGSSGVSTPSPPHPQASPKYLGDAFGSPQTDHGFETDPDAFLLDEPAPRKRKNSVKVMYKCLWPNCGKVLRSIVGIKRHVKALHLGDTVDSDQFKREEDFYYTEVQMKEEAAALGAPAADLSPTPGVTSPPLAILPPPPPKAQPSGPDHPGLESYLPSGALSKSAPGSFWHIQADHAYQALPSFQIPVSPHIYTSISWATAPSTASSLSPVRSRSLSFSEPQQPPPAMKSHLIVTSPPRAQSSARKARGEAKKCRKVYGIEHRDQWCTACRWKKACQRFLD
- the ZNF395 gene encoding zinc finger protein 395 isoform X1, which codes for MEKKALKQRQMERKGSSMASVLSRRLGKRSLLGARVLGPPGAVPPLEPQAELLEGAAPQPFLASKDTSCQEQPKEVLKAPDTTGPQPVAFQPGQKVCVWYGGQECPGMVEQHSWAEDKVTVWLLDQKLQICCKAEEVWLAELQGPIPQAPPPEPGTQAPAYRPVSRNIDVPKRKSDAVEMDEMMAAMVLTSLSCSPVVQSPPGVEANFSASRAACDPWKESGDVSDSGSSTTSGHWSGSSGVSTPSPPHPQASPKYLGDAFGSPQTDHGFETDPDAFLLDEPAPRKRKNSVKVMYKCLWPNCGKVLRSIVGIKRHVKALHLGDTVDSDQFKREEDFYYTEVQMKEEAAALGAPAADLSPTPGVTSPPLAILPPPPPKAQPSGPDHPGLESYLPSGALSKSAPGSFWHIQADHAYQALPSFQIPVSPHIYTSISWATAPSTASSLSPVRSRSLSFSEPQQPPPAMKSHLIVTSPPRAQSSARKARGEAKKCRKVYGIEHRDQWCTACRWKKACQRFLD